From one Nitrosococcus halophilus Nc 4 genomic stretch:
- a CDS encoding glycosyltransferase, with the protein MLTNTFTPHVGGVARSISNFTAEYRRLGHQVLVVAPLFEGTPLQEQDVIRIPAIEHFRGSDFSIPLPVPGRLAAALKKFAPDVLHSHHPFLLGDTALRIGAAQNLPVVFTYHTMYEQYTHYVPADSPRLKRFAIDLASGYCNLCDGVIAPSDSIARILRQRGLKVPMEVIPTGVEVEYFVRGDGQAFRRDQGIPADAFLVGHIGRLAPEKNLNFLSNAVAQFLLQNEKARFLVAGDGPSAPEIKRLFESLGLGSRLDFIGILKGSDLANAYQAMDVFVFASQSETQGLVLAEAMAASTPVVALDAPGVREVVIDHRNGRLLFQEDAKEFAAALSWMCSLTPAERRNFEEAARETANHFSMTRCAHRALKFYNAMQAKVPSLKSIERSHWAIARHRIEIEWEIMRNIAAAVSDSVRTPSGNNSP; encoded by the coding sequence ATGCTGACCAATACCTTTACGCCCCATGTTGGCGGAGTGGCCCGCAGCATATCGAACTTTACGGCCGAATACCGTCGGCTTGGTCATCAGGTGCTGGTGGTGGCCCCCCTGTTCGAGGGGACCCCCTTGCAGGAACAGGACGTGATCCGTATTCCCGCCATTGAACATTTCCGGGGCAGCGATTTTTCGATACCTTTGCCGGTGCCCGGCAGGCTTGCGGCTGCGCTTAAAAAATTTGCACCTGATGTGCTCCACTCCCACCATCCGTTTCTATTAGGCGATACGGCCCTCCGTATTGGGGCCGCTCAAAACCTCCCTGTAGTTTTTACTTACCATACCATGTATGAGCAGTATACCCATTATGTTCCGGCTGACTCCCCCCGGCTCAAGCGCTTTGCCATTGATCTGGCGAGTGGTTACTGCAACCTTTGCGATGGTGTTATCGCCCCTAGCGACAGTATTGCAAGGATACTCCGGCAACGGGGCTTGAAGGTGCCGATGGAGGTGATTCCTACTGGCGTGGAGGTAGAATACTTTGTCCGCGGTGATGGTCAAGCCTTCCGGCGCGACCAGGGCATCCCCGCCGACGCTTTTCTCGTCGGCCATATTGGCAGGCTCGCCCCGGAGAAAAATTTGAACTTCCTTTCCAATGCTGTCGCTCAGTTCCTGCTGCAAAATGAGAAGGCTCGTTTTTTAGTGGCGGGCGACGGGCCTTCAGCACCCGAGATCAAGCGCTTGTTTGAGTCCCTGGGCCTCGGTAGCCGCTTGGACTTCATTGGCATCTTGAAAGGGAGCGATCTTGCAAATGCTTACCAGGCCATGGATGTATTCGTATTCGCCTCCCAGAGCGAAACCCAAGGTTTGGTGCTGGCCGAGGCGATGGCCGCGAGCACGCCAGTGGTCGCCCTTGATGCCCCTGGGGTCCGTGAAGTGGTCATTGATCATCGAAATGGACGCTTGCTGTTCCAAGAAGATGCCAAGGAGTTTGCAGCGGCTCTATCCTGGATGTGCTCTCTTACCCCAGCCGAACGTCGAAATTTTGAAGAGGCGGCTAGGGAAACGGCTAATCACTTTTCTATGACCCGATGCGCCCACCGAGCCCTCAAATTTTACAATGCCATGCAAGCCAAGGTGCCGTCTCTCAAATCCATCGAAAGAAGTCATTGGGCCATTGCCAGGCACCGGATCGAGATCGAGTGGGAAATTATGAGGAATATCGCGGCAGCAGTCAGTGATTCGGTTCGGACCCCCTCAGGAAATAATTCTCCATAG
- a CDS encoding Hsp20/alpha crystallin family protein: protein MSPLEQIHKGASRAWDYLTEGWHHLRERASQALTHFSPTTQRGQLETTEDQIMESASRWGLLAAEVQEDDKTVTVRLEVPGMEVSDFDIEVIDNTLVVRGEKRVEREQSEGRYYMMERAYGRFERALPLPTEVNESEARAKYRRGVLWISLPKTRQTKHRVEVKAG from the coding sequence ATGTCTCCCCTAGAGCAAATCCATAAAGGTGCCTCCCGTGCTTGGGATTACCTCACCGAGGGTTGGCATCACCTGCGGGAACGGGCAAGCCAAGCCCTCACCCACTTTTCACCAACGACCCAGCGAGGACAACTGGAAACCACGGAAGACCAGATCATGGAGAGTGCCTCCCGTTGGGGGCTACTCGCCGCTGAAGTCCAAGAGGATGATAAAACCGTGACCGTTCGGCTGGAAGTCCCCGGCATGGAAGTCAGCGATTTTGATATCGAAGTCATTGACAACACCCTGGTTGTCCGAGGTGAAAAGCGGGTAGAGCGGGAACAAAGCGAGGGACGCTATTATATGATGGAACGGGCCTATGGGCGCTTTGAACGGGCCCTGCCCTTACCCACCGAGGTCAATGAAAGCGAGGCTCGCGCCAAGTATCGCCGCGGGGTATTATGGATTTCCCTGCCTAAAACGCGGCAGACAAAACACCGTGTTGAGGTAAAAGCCGGCTAA
- a CDS encoding Hsp20/alpha crystallin family protein, with amino-acid sequence MAIRHYEPFDMLNQLQREVNRLFEVNPLRHAQTEAELATSDWVPAVDIKEEADRFVIYADLPGVEAKDIEVTLDKGTLTLKGHRETLHSGEQQSYKRAERVSGSFLRRFALPNTVDAAKVSARSQNGVLELAIPKSQQAQPRKITVEG; translated from the coding sequence ATGGCTATTAGACACTATGAACCTTTTGACATGCTCAACCAGTTGCAAAGGGAAGTCAATCGCCTCTTTGAGGTCAACCCCCTACGGCACGCTCAAACCGAAGCCGAGCTTGCCACCAGCGATTGGGTTCCCGCCGTAGACATCAAAGAAGAGGCGGATCGTTTTGTCATTTATGCTGATCTACCGGGCGTTGAAGCCAAGGATATTGAGGTGACCCTGGATAAAGGCACTCTCACGCTCAAAGGCCACCGGGAAACCCTCCACTCCGGGGAACAACAAAGTTATAAGCGGGCAGAACGGGTCAGCGGCAGCTTTTTACGGCGCTTTGCATTGCCCAATACGGTCGATGCCGCCAAGGTCAGTGCCCGTTCTCAAAACGGTGTCCTGGAGTTGGCGATCCCGAAAAGCCAACAAGCGCAGCCCCGTAAAATTACGGTTGAAGGCTAA